The genomic segment GTTACAAGAAAAACCCTCCTAAAAGTATTGAAGAAATTAGCAATTTAAACCTTTATATAAATACAAATTTTGAAAAATTCATGTATAAGAAATCATGATAAAAAAGTTACTATTTATACTTTTCATTTTAACAATTAACGCACAGTCTGCAGTAATTAAAGATATTGTTGTGGATGGTAATAATAGAGTTTCAAAAGAATCTATCCAAATGTTTTCGACTGTAAAATCAGGTGATGATATAGATCAAAATAAATTAAATACTATTCTTAAAGATCTTTATGAAACAAATTTTTTTAAAAATGTAACTTTATCTATTGAAAATAATATACTCAAAATAACAGTAGAAGAAAACCCAATAGTACAAAATTACTTTATTGAAGGTATAAAAAATAAATCTCTTTTAGAAGTAATTGAAAAAAATATTCTTTTTAAAGCCAAATCATCTTTTGATTTGAGTTTAGTTAAAAAAGATAGAAATAATATTTTATTTATATTAAAAAAAGCTGGTTACTATTTTTCTGATGTAGATATCTTTACAGAAAATTTAGAAAATAATAAGATTGATCTTACATATAAAATTTCTCTTGGTGAAAAAGCTAAAATTAATAAAATAAAATTTATTGGTGACAAAGTTTTTAAAGATAACAAGCTCAGCAGTATTATACTTAGTGAAGAATATAGATTTTGGAAATTTCTTTCTGGAAAAAAATATTTAAATGAAGATATAATTTCTATCGACGAAAGACTTTTAAAAAATTTTTATTTAAATAAAGGTTTTTACAATGTAAACATTAAGTCATCATTTGCAAAATTAAATAATGATGATCAGTTTGAACTAATATTTAATATTATTCCTGGACAAAAAATATACTTTAATAATTTATCTTTAAAACTTCCAGATGATTATAATGAAAATAATTTTACTAAGATTAATAATTTATTTAACGATTTAAAGAACAAACCTTATTCATTAAATGAAATCGAAAATATTTTAGATGAAATTGAAGATATAACTATTAATGAAGAATTTAGTTCCATTAAAGCTGTTGTTAACGAATCTATTATATCTGATAAAATTAATCTTGAATTTTCTTTAAATGAGTTGGATCCCTCATATTTAAATGTAATTAATATTTATGGAAATAATATTACTGAAGAAACCGTTATCAGAAATCAAATTATTATAGATGAGGGTGACGCTTATAATGAAATATTATTATCAAAATCAATAAATAATATAAAATCACTTAATATTTTTAGATCTGTAAAAGAAGAAATTATTATTGATGATGTTGGAAATAGAACTTTAAATATAATTGTTGAAGAAAAACCCACTGGTGAAATTACGGCGGGCGCTGGTTATGGAACAAATGGTGGTACTTTATCTTTTTCTGTAAAAGAAAATAACTTTTTAGGTAAAGGTATAATAGTAGATAATAGTATTAATCTTTCAGAAACCTCTATCAAAGGCGGTATATCAATTGTAAACCCAAACTATAAAAATACAAATAATAGTTTATCTACATTGATAAATATTCAGGAGACAGATCTATTGAGTACTAATGGTTACAAATCTGATATTATGAGATTTCATTTAGGTACAAATTTTGAATATTTAGACGACCTATATTTAGGTGTACAAACTAAGAATAGTTTTGAAAATCTCGAAGTTGGAAGTAAAGCTTCTGCAAATCAAAAAAAACAAGCTGGTGATTATTTTGATAGTTTTTTGAATTTTAATTTTAATTATGATAAACGAAATCAAAAATTTGAAACCACAGATGGATTTTTTAGCAATTATTCAGTCGATATACCAATAATAAGTGAAAGTCTAACTTTTATAAACTCTTATAAATATAAAAATTTTAAAGAATTATATGAAAATAACGTCTCTACTTTTTCTTTTTTATTCAAATCATCTAATTCTTTAAATAATGATAATGTAAGACTATCTGAAAGATTATATATTCCTCAATCCAATCTACGAGGATTTGAAAGTGGAAAAATTGGTCCAAAAGATGGAAATGATTATGTTGGAGGTAATTTCGCAAGTGCAGTTAACTTAACCACTAATCTTCCAAATTTAACGGAAAACTTTCAAAATTTGGATTTAGGATTATTTTTGGATGCTGCAAATGTTTGGAGTGTTGATTACGATTCATCTTTAGAAAATAATGATGGCATTAGAAGTGCTGTTGGTATTGGTCTTGATTGGTCAACGCCAATTGGTCCTTTAACTTTTTCTTTGGCACAACCAATTACAAAAAAATCAACGGATGTTACAGAGACTTTTAGATTTAATATTGGTACATCTTTTTAAAAATTTTTTTTTCTTTAAAATCTCTAAATGATTAATTTAAAAAATATTAAGTTTATCATTTTTTATATACATCAAGTTATCGTATAATAAATTGAGATTGTTTTAGGCAAATAAATAGATATAATTCAAAATATAAATCATAACAATAATGAATAATTTAAACAAAAAAGAAATAGAAAATCTTCTGCCTCATAGAGATCCTATGTTATTGATTGATGAACTTACAGACATAAAAAAATTACAATCTGCAACAGGTATTGTTAATGTGAGAAAAAACAGTTTTTTTGTTCAAGGTCACTTTCCTAATCAACCTGTAATGCCAGGTGTTTTAATTGTTGAATCATTCGGACAAGCTGCAGCAGCTCTTACAGCTCATGGTCTTGATAAATCAACATATGAGAACAAATTAGTTTTTTTAATGGGTGTTGAAAAAGCACGTTTTAGAAATCCTGTAATACCTGACTGTAAGTTAATTTTAAAAATTGAAGCAATTAGATCACATGGTCGTGTATGGAAATACAAAGGAGAAGCTTTTGTTGATGATAAAAAAATGGCCGATGCTATATGGTCTGCAACAATTGTTGACAAGAAATAAATAGCAATAAATATTGATAACTCATTACATTTTGCTTTGTTAAAAGTATGAATGTCATCAGCTTTTTTTAAAAATAATGGTCCTTATACTATTTTAGAGATTCTAAATTGTCTGAATATAAAAATTGAAAATGAGGTATCAAATAGAAAAATCAATGACATTAAGGATTTATTTAGTTCCAATGAAAATGACATAACTTTTTTCCATTCAAAAAAATATAAAGATATTGCAAATAAAACAAAAGCTTCTTTTTGCATTACAACAGATGCCCTTAGGAATGATCTACCTGAAACTTGTACTCCATTAATTGTCGACAATGTTTTGTTTTCAACTTCAAAATTAACAGCAAAATTTTATCCAGATTCAATTAATGATGATTTTGATAATTCAGTTACAGATATTTTTAAAACTGAATTTGCTGATAATGTGAAATATGGAAAAAATGTTCTAATTGGAAAAAATATTTCAATAGGATCTAATTGTTTGATTGGACACAATACTATTATTGAGAAAAATGTATCTATTGGAGATAATTGCTCAATAGGATCAAATACAATTATTAGAAATTCCATAATTAAAAATAATGTAAGAATTTTAGATAATTGTGTTTTAGGCAAGCATGGGTTTGGTTTTTTTCCTTTAAAAAAAGGCAATTTAAGATATCCACATATTGGAATTGTTTTAATTGAAGATAATTGCGAAATTGGTTGTGGCTCAACTATAGACAGAGGCTCTATGTCTAATACTGTTATTGGAAAAAATACTTATTTAGATAATCAAATTCATATAGCTCATAATGTAAAAATTGGCGATAATTCAATTATTGCTGGACAAGTTGGAATTGCTGGTAGTTCCGTAATAGGCAATAATGTTAAAATAGGTGGTCAAGCTGGAATTTCAGGTCATCTAAAAATAGGTAATAATGTTGAAATAGCAGGCGGCAGTGGAGTAATTAAAGATATTCCAGATAATGCCAAAGTAATGGGATATCCCGCAAAAAATATAAGAAAATTTTTGAAAGATAATAAATGATACATGAAACAGCAATAGTTGATCCAAAAGCAAAATTGTCTGACAACATAATTGTTGGTCCTTATAGTATTATTGGACCGAATGTTGAAATTTTAGAGGGAACTGAGATACAGGGACATGTGAATATTACTGGTAATACAAAAATCGGATCTAATAATAAGATTTATCCATTTGCCTCTTTAGGTAATGATCCTCAAGATTTAAAATATAAAAATGAAAAAACTCAACTCATCATAGGGAATAACAATAAAATAAGGGAATATGTAACGATAAATCCAGGTACAGAGGGTGGTGGAGGAATTACTAGAATCGGAAATAACTGTTTATTCATGGTTTCATCACATATAGCCCATGACTGTTTAGTTGGTGATAACGTTATACTTGCCAATAACGTACCTTTAGGTGGTCATGCACATGTCGATGATGGAGCTATTATAGGAGGCAATTCCGCCGTACAGCAATTTACTAGGGTAGGAAAATACGCAATGATAGGTGGCATGTGTGGTGTAGTAAGGGATGTTATTCCGTATGGTATAGCGCATGGGAATAGAAGTATTTTACAAGGATTAAATTTAATTGGCTTAAGAAGAAAGAATTTTCCTAATAAAGAAATTTTAGAACTTAGTGATGCATACAAGCAAATATTTAAAAATGAGAATTTGACAGAAAATTTAAGCAATTTATCAAATGAATTAAAAAAAAATAAACTAGTTTCAGAAGTAGTTAGTTTTATAGAAAAAGATAAAAAAAGACCAATTTGTACACCATTTTCAAAATAAAATGATTGGGTTATTTTTAGGTGACACAGATTTTCCTGAAATAGTTTTAAAAAAAATAAAAAAATTAAAAAAAAAATATTTTATTATTGATTTTTCTAAGAATAATAAATTTAAAAAAGATAAAAATTCTTATAGGATAAGTATTGGACAATTTGGAAAAATAATAAAATTAATCAAAAAAAAAAAATCTAACAAAGTTTTATTTGCAGGTAAAATAGCAAGACCAAATCTCAAATCTCTTAGATTAGATTTAAAAGGAATATATTATATGCCAAGTGTCATTAAAGCATCTAAAATTGGTGATGCTGCAATTATCAAATCAATAATTAATATCTTATTTAATGAGGAAATAAAAGTAATCAGCTCTATACACTTCAATCCAGAATTATCACTTAAAAAAGGGATTTATACAAAAACAAAGTCAAATAAGAATGAAAATAATTCAATAAAAAAAGCTATAAATTATTTCAATAAGATTAATAATTTAGATCACGTACAAGCTTTAGTTGTCAAAGATGAAAAAATAATTGCAATAGAAGGAAAGCAAGGAACAAAAAATATGCTTTCAAGACTAAAGAAAAATTCAAAAGGTATTTTAATAAAATTACCAAAAAACAAACAAGATTTAAGAATGGATTTACCAACTGTTGGATTACAAACAATAAAAGATATAAAAAAATATGGATTAAAGGGTCTCGTTTTAAAATCTAAGAAGAATATTTTTCTTAATAAAGATGAGGTAATTCGTTTTGCTGATAAAAACAACATTTTTATTAAAGTAA from the Candidatus Pelagibacter sp. HIMB1321 genome contains:
- the bamA gene encoding outer membrane protein assembly factor BamA, which translates into the protein MIKKLLFILFILTINAQSAVIKDIVVDGNNRVSKESIQMFSTVKSGDDIDQNKLNTILKDLYETNFFKNVTLSIENNILKITVEENPIVQNYFIEGIKNKSLLEVIEKNILFKAKSSFDLSLVKKDRNNILFILKKAGYYFSDVDIFTENLENNKIDLTYKISLGEKAKINKIKFIGDKVFKDNKLSSIILSEEYRFWKFLSGKKYLNEDIISIDERLLKNFYLNKGFYNVNIKSSFAKLNNDDQFELIFNIIPGQKIYFNNLSLKLPDDYNENNFTKINNLFNDLKNKPYSLNEIENILDEIEDITINEEFSSIKAVVNESIISDKINLEFSLNELDPSYLNVINIYGNNITEETVIRNQIIIDEGDAYNEILLSKSINNIKSLNIFRSVKEEIIIDDVGNRTLNIIVEEKPTGEITAGAGYGTNGGTLSFSVKENNFLGKGIIVDNSINLSETSIKGGISIVNPNYKNTNNSLSTLINIQETDLLSTNGYKSDIMRFHLGTNFEYLDDLYLGVQTKNSFENLEVGSKASANQKKQAGDYFDSFLNFNFNYDKRNQKFETTDGFFSNYSVDIPIISESLTFINSYKYKNFKELYENNVSTFSFLFKSSNSLNNDNVRLSERLYIPQSNLRGFESGKIGPKDGNDYVGGNFASAVNLTTNLPNLTENFQNLDLGLFLDAANVWSVDYDSSLENNDGIRSAVGIGLDWSTPIGPLTFSLAQPITKKSTDVTETFRFNIGTSF
- the fabZ gene encoding 3-hydroxyacyl-ACP dehydratase FabZ; translation: MNNLNKKEIENLLPHRDPMLLIDELTDIKKLQSATGIVNVRKNSFFVQGHFPNQPVMPGVLIVESFGQAAAALTAHGLDKSTYENKLVFLMGVEKARFRNPVIPDCKLILKIEAIRSHGRVWKYKGEAFVDDKKMADAIWSATIVDKK
- the lpxD gene encoding UDP-3-O-(3-hydroxymyristoyl)glucosamine N-acyltransferase is translated as MSSAFFKNNGPYTILEILNCLNIKIENEVSNRKINDIKDLFSSNENDITFFHSKKYKDIANKTKASFCITTDALRNDLPETCTPLIVDNVLFSTSKLTAKFYPDSINDDFDNSVTDIFKTEFADNVKYGKNVLIGKNISIGSNCLIGHNTIIEKNVSIGDNCSIGSNTIIRNSIIKNNVRILDNCVLGKHGFGFFPLKKGNLRYPHIGIVLIEDNCEIGCGSTIDRGSMSNTVIGKNTYLDNQIHIAHNVKIGDNSIIAGQVGIAGSSVIGNNVKIGGQAGISGHLKIGNNVEIAGGSGVIKDIPDNAKVMGYPAKNIRKFLKDNK
- the lpxA gene encoding acyl-ACP--UDP-N-acetylglucosamine O-acyltransferase, whose product is MIHETAIVDPKAKLSDNIIVGPYSIIGPNVEILEGTEIQGHVNITGNTKIGSNNKIYPFASLGNDPQDLKYKNEKTQLIIGNNNKIREYVTINPGTEGGGGITRIGNNCLFMVSSHIAHDCLVGDNVILANNVPLGGHAHVDDGAIIGGNSAVQQFTRVGKYAMIGGMCGVVRDVIPYGIAHGNRSILQGLNLIGLRRKNFPNKEILELSDAYKQIFKNENLTENLSNLSNELKKNKLVSEVVSFIEKDKKRPICTPFSK
- the lpxI gene encoding UDP-2,3-diacylglucosamine diphosphatase LpxI domain-containing protein (LpxI, functionally equivalent to LpxH, replaces it in LPS biosynthesis in a minority of bacteria.), with product MIGLFLGDTDFPEIVLKKIKKLKKKYFIIDFSKNNKFKKDKNSYRISIGQFGKIIKLIKKKKSNKVLFAGKIARPNLKSLRLDLKGIYYMPSVIKASKIGDAAIIKSIINILFNEEIKVISSIHFNPELSLKKGIYTKTKSNKNENNSIKKAINYFNKINNLDHVQALVVKDEKIIAIEGKQGTKNMLSRLKKNSKGILIKLPKNKQDLRMDLPTVGLQTIKDIKKYGLKGLVLKSKKNIFLNKDEVIRFADKNNIFIKVI